The following proteins are co-located in the Desulfoscipio sp. XC116 genome:
- a CDS encoding YlmC/YmxH family sporulation protein, producing MVKISDLRMREVVNVADGRRLGPIKDIDINLDEGRINAIILPGHGGGGGGKLMSFIGREEELVVPWQKIKKIGVDVILVDLSFNLSGAELHGGIKEKW from the coding sequence ATGGTTAAAATCTCCGATTTGCGTATGCGGGAAGTTGTTAATGTGGCGGACGGGCGCCGTCTCGGTCCCATAAAGGATATAGATATCAATTTGGATGAGGGGCGCATCAACGCTATTATATTGCCCGGACACGGCGGGGGCGGCGGTGGAAAGCTTATGAGTTTTATCGGGCGTGAAGAAGAACTGGTAGTGCCCTGGCAAAAGATCAAAAAAATTGGCGTCGATGTTATTTTGGTGGATCTGTCTTTTAATCTGTCGGGTGCTGAACTGCACGGCGGTATTAAAGAAAAATGGTAA
- the sigG gene encoding RNA polymerase sporulation sigma factor SigG — protein sequence MLVNKVEICGVNTSKLPVLSSVKMKELFIALQNGDYPARDRLINGNLRLVLSVIQRFTNRGEYVDDLFQVGCIGLMKAIDNFDLSQNVKFSTYAVPMIIGEIRRYLRDNNPIRVSRSLRDVAYKALQVRDSLVNKHSREPSINEIASELKMPREEIVFALDAIQEPISLFEPIFHDGGDPIFVMDQISDEKHLDLTWLEGIAIRDALRKLSDREKLILTLRFYEGKTQMEVAEEIGISQAQVSRLEKAALHHMRKHV from the coding sequence ATGCTGGTCAACAAGGTTGAGATTTGCGGCGTAAACACATCCAAACTCCCGGTTCTATCCAGTGTTAAGATGAAAGAACTTTTTATTGCACTGCAAAACGGTGATTACCCAGCCCGCGACCGGCTGATCAACGGCAACCTGCGGCTGGTGCTCAGTGTTATTCAGCGATTCACCAACCGGGGTGAATATGTGGATGATTTATTTCAGGTGGGTTGTATCGGTCTGATGAAGGCTATTGATAATTTCGACCTATCTCAGAACGTAAAGTTCTCCACCTATGCGGTGCCTATGATAATCGGCGAAATCAGGCGTTATTTAAGGGATAACAATCCCATACGGGTGAGCCGCTCATTGCGTGATGTAGCTTATAAAGCTTTGCAGGTACGCGATTCACTGGTTAACAAACACTCCCGGGAGCCATCCATTAATGAAATTGCCAGTGAGCTAAAAATGCCCCGGGAGGAAATTGTTTTTGCTCTGGACGCTATTCAAGAACCCATTTCTCTATTTGAGCCTATCTTTCATGACGGCGGTGACCCCATCTTTGTTATGGATCAGATCAGCGATGAAAAACATTTGGATTTAACCTGGCTGGAGGGTATCGCCATTCGGGACGCTCTGCGCAAGCTCAGCGATCGCGAAAAATTAATCCTTACTTTGCGGTTTTATGAAGGTAAAACGCAAATGGAGGTGGCCGAGGAAATTGGCATCTCCCAGGCTCAGGTTTCCCGATTGGAAAAAGCGGCTCTGCACCATATGCGTAAACATGTGTGA
- the sigE gene encoding RNA polymerase sporulation sigma factor SigE, producing MLLGRMRLFLRITALKILLRLGLKSDVYYVGSSEALPPPLTTDEESYLINKLESGDGAVRSVLIERNLRLVVYIARKFENTGVGIEDLVSIGTIGLIKAVNTFDPAKKIKLATYASRCIENEILMYLRRNNKTRTEVSFDEPLNIDWDGNELLLSDVLGTENDIIHKYIEEEVDRKLLHLALQKLNGRERGIMELRFGLKSGKEKTQKEVADMMGISQSYISRLEKRIIKRLKKEINRME from the coding sequence ATGCTGCTTGGGAGAATGAGATTATTCCTGCGTATTACAGCGTTAAAGATACTGCTGCGGCTGGGGTTGAAATCGGATGTTTACTATGTGGGCAGCAGCGAAGCTCTGCCGCCTCCGCTAACCACAGATGAGGAATCTTACTTGATTAATAAGCTGGAGTCGGGGGACGGTGCTGTGCGCAGCGTACTGATTGAAAGAAACCTGCGCTTGGTGGTATATATAGCCCGTAAATTTGAAAATACCGGGGTTGGTATCGAAGACCTGGTTTCTATCGGTACCATTGGATTAATAAAGGCCGTAAACACATTTGACCCCGCTAAGAAAATTAAACTGGCCACTTACGCTTCCCGGTGTATTGAAAATGAAATATTGATGTACTTGCGGCGAAATAATAAAACCAGGACCGAGGTTTCTTTTGACGAGCCGCTGAACATCGACTGGGACGGCAATGAGCTGCTGCTTTCGGATGTATTGGGTACGGAAAATGATATTATCCATAAGTATATAGAAGAAGAGGTTGATCGCAAGTTGCTCCACCTGGCTTTACAGAAATTAAACGGCCGGGAGCGAGGGATAATGGAATTGCGGTTCGGTCTTAAAAGCGGCAAAGAAAAAACCCAAAAAGAAGTGGCGGACATGATGGGTATATCCCAATCTTATATTTCCAGACTGGAAAAGAGAATCATTAAACGTTTGAAGAAGGAAATCAATCGCATGGAGTAA
- a CDS encoding sigma-E processing peptidase SpoIIGA, protein MPSYVVYIDQVFIGSLVMNMMILWVTARLGNTAYSRWRLLAGAAVGALYSLFLFIPAMEGYLGPGYKLLVSFLMVAVVFVPGPPKKVLVLLAYFYISTFALGGTVLGIISFLQKTAFDVRLVGVMQAVDAFLWYGILLALLMYWFLGRVVPAVLRKRLMLPLLRADLTIRLGERKVCLQALLDTGNSLSDPLTGHPVIIAEYAAIKEILPDQVCAAVESHGRDDGASVLVALGENIRAGNFRIIPYRSVGRENGWLLGFRPDEVELKRGSNHIKVGNVVVALYRDCLQGDTSCRALLPAGLL, encoded by the coding sequence ATGCCATCTTATGTAGTATATATAGACCAGGTTTTTATTGGCAGTCTGGTAATGAATATGATGATTCTATGGGTCACGGCCAGACTGGGAAATACCGCTTACAGCCGGTGGCGGCTGCTGGCCGGGGCCGCGGTGGGCGCCCTGTACTCGCTATTCTTGTTTATCCCGGCTATGGAAGGGTATTTGGGACCCGGTTATAAGCTGTTGGTATCCTTTTTAATGGTGGCGGTGGTCTTTGTGCCCGGGCCGCCTAAAAAGGTACTGGTGCTGTTGGCTTACTTTTATATCAGTACCTTTGCGTTGGGCGGCACCGTGCTGGGGATTATCAGCTTCCTGCAAAAAACCGCCTTTGACGTTCGGCTCGTCGGTGTTATGCAGGCGGTGGATGCTTTTTTGTGGTATGGCATATTGCTGGCTTTGTTAATGTATTGGTTTTTGGGCCGGGTAGTTCCCGCGGTGTTGCGTAAGCGTCTAATGCTGCCTTTGCTCAGAGCTGATCTAACAATACGCCTGGGCGAACGGAAAGTTTGCCTGCAAGCGCTGCTTGATACAGGTAACAGCCTCAGCGATCCACTCACCGGTCACCCGGTGATTATTGCCGAGTATGCAGCGATAAAGGAAATATTGCCCGATCAAGTGTGTGCCGCGGTAGAGTCTCACGGGCGAGACGATGGTGCGTCCGTGCTTGTTGCGCTGGGTGAAAACATTCGGGCGGGTAACTTTCGTATTATACCCTATCGGTCGGTAGGGCGGGAAAACGGTTGGCTGCTTGGTTTTCGCCCTGATGAGGTGGAGCTTAAGCGCGGAAGTAACCATATTAAAGTTGGCAATGTAGTGGTCGCCCTTTACCGGGACTGCCTGCAGGGTGACACTTCATGCCGGGCTTTGCTGCCCGCCGGTTTATTGTAA
- the ftsZ gene encoding cell division protein FtsZ, giving the protein MLDFELDLDQYAHIKVIGVGGGGNNAVNRMISAGLKGVEFISVNTDAQALQMALANVKIQIGAKLTKGLGAGANPDIGQKAAEESKDDIEQVLRGADMVFVTAGMGGGTGTGAAPVVAEIAKEMGALTVGVVTKPFTFEGRKRMLQAEQGIQNLKEKVDTLITIPNDRLLQVVEKNTSIVEAFRIADDVLRQGVQGISDLIAVPGLINLDFADVKTIMKDTGSALMGIGHSSGDNRAVESARAAISSPLLETSIEGARGVLLNITGGTSLGLFEVNEAAEIIAQAADPEANIIFGAVVDERMEDEVRVTVIATGFDYKQYTNTQKQKAADERPESKPFTTHDDLDIPAFLRRR; this is encoded by the coding sequence ATGCTGGATTTCGAACTTGACCTGGATCAATACGCGCATATCAAGGTGATTGGGGTGGGCGGCGGCGGCAACAATGCTGTTAACCGGATGATCAGCGCCGGTTTAAAGGGTGTGGAATTTATATCGGTGAATACCGATGCCCAGGCGCTGCAAATGGCTCTGGCCAACGTTAAGATACAAATTGGCGCCAAGCTGACTAAAGGGCTGGGGGCCGGGGCAAATCCGGACATCGGCCAGAAGGCTGCAGAGGAAAGCAAAGACGATATTGAACAGGTGCTGCGTGGCGCCGATATGGTTTTTGTAACCGCCGGTATGGGTGGCGGTACGGGTACCGGAGCTGCGCCGGTGGTGGCTGAAATAGCCAAGGAAATGGGCGCCCTGACTGTGGGTGTGGTTACCAAACCGTTTACCTTTGAAGGCAGAAAGCGTATGCTGCAGGCCGAGCAAGGTATCCAAAACCTTAAGGAAAAGGTGGATACTTTAATTACTATACCCAACGATAGACTGCTGCAGGTAGTGGAGAAGAATACCTCTATTGTCGAGGCATTTCGCATTGCCGATGATGTGCTTCGGCAGGGCGTGCAAGGTATTTCCGACCTAATTGCCGTGCCGGGACTAATCAACCTTGACTTTGCGGATGTAAAGACTATTATGAAGGATACCGGTTCCGCGCTGATGGGAATCGGGCATTCCAGTGGCGATAACCGGGCTGTGGAATCGGCCCGGGCGGCTATTTCCAGCCCGCTTTTAGAAACCTCCATTGAGGGAGCGCGGGGAGTTTTGCTTAATATTACCGGCGGTACGTCACTGGGTTTGTTTGAAGTAAATGAGGCCGCGGAGATTATCGCCCAGGCGGCGGACCCGGAGGCCAATATTATATTTGGCGCGGTAGTGGATGAACGCATGGAAGACGAAGTGCGGGTTACCGTAATTGCCACGGGTTTTGATTATAAACAGTACACCAATACGCAAAAGCAAAAGGCTGCCGATGAAAGGCCCGAATCTAAACCTTTCACTACCCATGACGATTTGGATATTCCGGCTTTTTTGCGTAGGAGATAA
- the ftsA gene encoding cell division protein FtsA: MAGTVQKDVAVGLDIGTSGIYVAVLKNGYGAKQELLGLGYSPSVGVEKGRIVNPEEAATAVKKAVADARAAAGVAFTSVYVNIDGPELAAGPGNVKRAIARRQVIARRHLQELYRHLCETVLPAEWLVVQLVNNSFYIDGKHVDRPLGCRGRELGMEAVVLAVPERQMEQTLLCLRNADLKIAQTVAGPLAIAQTVLAGVERQLGVVCVDIGAGITKATFINHGILYRLNVFPVGGGHITADLAVGLHTSLKAAERVKIDYGLGSIAGHVNVPNLSGTDCNVISGELVHRIIRSRSEEILEFVKQFIKNLKLEASLPGGIVLTGGGALLCELPELARDYLKIPVRRGYNVLLEGKASEDAYRYTTAVGLALWGTEHGQANCEAMRMAEGGFVGRFKSWLR; this comes from the coding sequence TTGGCCGGGACAGTTCAAAAAGATGTGGCGGTTGGTCTTGATATTGGCACATCCGGGATATACGTGGCTGTACTAAAAAACGGTTACGGGGCCAAACAGGAACTTTTGGGCCTTGGTTATTCCCCCTCGGTGGGCGTGGAAAAGGGCCGTATAGTTAATCCCGAAGAAGCCGCGACGGCTGTAAAAAAAGCCGTGGCTGATGCCAGGGCCGCCGCCGGGGTAGCCTTTACCTCTGTTTATGTAAACATTGACGGGCCGGAGCTGGCTGCCGGGCCCGGCAATGTAAAGCGAGCAATTGCCAGGCGGCAGGTAATTGCCCGGAGACACTTGCAAGAATTGTACCGGCATTTGTGTGAAACTGTTTTACCGGCGGAATGGCTAGTTGTACAACTGGTTAATAACAGCTTTTATATAGATGGCAAGCATGTTGACAGGCCTTTGGGTTGTCGGGGTCGAGAGCTTGGTATGGAGGCCGTGGTCCTGGCCGTTCCTGAGAGGCAGATGGAACAAACTTTGCTGTGTTTGCGTAACGCAGACCTGAAAATTGCTCAAACCGTGGCCGGTCCGTTGGCTATCGCTCAAACGGTGCTGGCGGGGGTAGAGCGACAATTGGGTGTAGTGTGCGTGGATATTGGTGCCGGTATAACCAAAGCGACTTTTATCAACCACGGTATACTGTATCGTTTAAACGTATTTCCCGTGGGGGGCGGTCATATCACCGCTGACCTGGCAGTGGGGCTGCATACTTCTCTAAAGGCCGCTGAAAGAGTAAAAATTGATTATGGATTAGGTTCGATCGCCGGTCATGTAAATGTTCCAAATTTGTCGGGAACAGACTGTAATGTTATTTCCGGTGAACTGGTACATAGAATTATCAGGTCGAGAAGTGAGGAAATACTTGAGTTTGTAAAACAATTTATTAAAAATTTGAAATTGGAGGCGTCACTGCCCGGGGGGATTGTTCTAACCGGGGGAGGAGCCCTGCTGTGTGAATTACCGGAATTGGCGCGGGATTACTTGAAGATACCTGTGCGCAGAGGGTATAACGTGCTGCTGGAGGGAAAAGCGTCCGAGGATGCTTATCGATATACCACTGCCGTTGGGCTGGCTCTCTGGGGAACTGAGCATGGACAGGCGAACTGTGAGGCAATGCGAATGGCTGAGGGGGGGTTTGTCGGTCGTTTTAAGAGTTGGCTTCGCTAA
- a CDS encoding small basic family protein encodes MWMGIILALVGLGVGVMIGFNIPVVLPQDYAKYMSVAALAALDSVFGGIRAAIEDKFDQSIFVTGFFSNALLAAGLTFIGDRLGIDLYLAAVVAFGVRLFQNLAIIRRHILKNKINK; translated from the coding sequence ATGTGGATGGGTATCATTTTAGCTTTGGTGGGCCTGGGGGTCGGCGTAATGATTGGATTTAACATACCGGTGGTTTTACCGCAGGACTACGCCAAATATATGTCTGTTGCAGCACTGGCGGCACTGGATTCGGTTTTCGGCGGTATCAGGGCTGCTATTGAGGATAAATTTGACCAGAGCATATTTGTCACTGGATTCTTTAGTAACGCACTCTTGGCGGCCGGACTTACTTTTATCGGTGACCGGTTGGGTATTGATCTTTATCTTGCTGCAGTTGTAGCTTTTGGTGTGCGGCTGTTTCAGAATTTGGCCATTATTCGCCGTCACATTTTAAAAAATAAAATTAATAAATAA
- a CDS encoding DUF881 domain-containing protein, giving the protein MPQKISIYASIMLVAAVLGLMLALQFRTVNRASNGISIDRARELTAELKQIKEEEENLSKEISDLTFKINQIDQGQAEAVSALESELNKTRMSAGLVRVSGPGVELVLDKPDMDDDQAPPELMMIIGDEDLLNAVNELWGAGAEAISINGERIVATTEIRLAGSFININLNRVFPPYQILAIGNPQELMGTLEMPEGLKEHWRDIGIKVSLEKYDDLTLPAYGKR; this is encoded by the coding sequence GTGCCCCAAAAAATTAGTATATATGCTTCAATTATGCTGGTTGCCGCAGTATTGGGGTTGATGCTGGCCCTGCAGTTTCGTACGGTTAACCGAGCTTCAAACGGCATATCCATTGACCGTGCCCGGGAGCTAACCGCAGAATTAAAGCAAATAAAAGAGGAAGAGGAAAACCTATCCAAAGAAATCAGCGACCTGACTTTTAAAATAAACCAGATAGATCAGGGTCAGGCCGAGGCTGTCAGTGCACTGGAAAGCGAGTTGAACAAAACGCGCATGAGCGCGGGGTTGGTTAGGGTAAGCGGCCCCGGAGTTGAATTGGTGCTGGATAAACCCGACATGGACGATGACCAGGCGCCACCTGAGTTAATGATGATCATTGGGGACGAGGATTTGTTAAACGCGGTTAATGAACTGTGGGGTGCCGGGGCGGAGGCAATATCCATCAATGGGGAGCGTATTGTTGCTACTACTGAAATCAGACTTGCGGGGTCTTTTATCAACATAAATTTAAATCGGGTGTTTCCTCCTTACCAAATACTGGCCATTGGCAATCCACAGGAGCTCATGGGTACCCTGGAGATGCCCGAGGGGCTGAAGGAACACTGGCGGGATATTGGTATTAAGGTGTCTTTGGAAAAATACGATGATTTAACTTTACCTGCCTATGGGAAGAGATAA
- a CDS encoding DUF881 domain-containing protein, whose product MKIKSYYWIMVLVGLVMGFILAVQFRVTRDIAENTPDLDRTITLAQELDKARDSRDQLQVKVDDLRNQLDSAVTGPELSKLKEELDKARQEAGMKEVRGAGVEVTLNDSSKALQPGDNPNFYVLHDGDVLRTLNELKAAGARAISLNGQRIISTTEVRCIGPTILVNKNQRLSPPFVISAIGNPETLAGSLKMKNGVVDYLQFFGIEVDVKKVDKLAVPAYTGGLVFNYAKLKM is encoded by the coding sequence ATGAAAATAAAGTCATATTACTGGATAATGGTTCTGGTCGGGTTGGTCATGGGGTTTATACTGGCGGTACAATTCCGGGTTACCAGGGATATCGCTGAGAATACACCGGATCTGGACAGAACTATTACATTAGCTCAGGAACTGGATAAAGCCCGCGATTCAAGGGATCAATTACAGGTCAAAGTGGATGATTTGCGGAATCAACTGGACAGTGCGGTAACCGGTCCGGAGTTATCCAAGCTAAAGGAGGAGCTGGATAAGGCCCGCCAGGAAGCAGGCATGAAGGAAGTGCGGGGCGCCGGTGTGGAGGTGACGCTCAACGATAGCAGTAAAGCCCTGCAGCCCGGGGATAACCCCAACTTTTACGTGCTGCACGACGGAGATGTACTGCGCACATTAAATGAGCTTAAGGCAGCCGGGGCCCGGGCCATTTCCCTTAACGGGCAGCGAATTATCTCCACTACGGAGGTCCGCTGTATCGGGCCGACCATATTAGTAAACAAGAATCAGCGGCTTAGTCCCCCGTTTGTCATTTCTGCGATAGGCAATCCGGAAACTCTGGCCGGTTCGTTAAAAATGAAAAACGGAGTAGTCGATTACTTGCAATTTTTTGGTATTGAGGTAGATGTTAAAAAGGTGGACAAGTTAGCTGTTCCCGCATATACGGGCGGTTTGGTGTTTAATTATGCGAAATTGAAGATGTGA
- a CDS encoding FtsQ-type POTRA domain-containing protein, producing MVAGPVRAVHKKKKFILWQSFFLIFIVLLAAYILLQSPIFTISKIIVQGNNKVTAGEIVQVSGIVTGMNIFKADLHTASAKVNVLPMIKGVNIIRNFPDNIIIKVVERVPVALVVVDGKFVELDAEGYYLRAGSAAATGLPVVTGINVQAAGPGKKVKGKELDVALRVVQELGVQLRNSLSEVHVGNVGLITLYTLEGIECQLGMPENVAVKGNYFLQVIKELQAGDKNIEYVDFSIVNSPVVKYKD from the coding sequence ATGGTGGCAGGCCCGGTACGTGCCGTACATAAAAAGAAAAAATTTATTTTATGGCAGAGCTTTTTTTTAATTTTTATTGTGCTGCTGGCAGCCTATATTTTATTGCAATCACCTATCTTTACAATATCTAAAATAATTGTCCAGGGAAATAATAAGGTGACCGCTGGAGAGATAGTGCAGGTATCGGGTATTGTAACGGGAATGAATATTTTCAAAGCGGATTTGCACACTGCTTCCGCTAAGGTAAATGTGCTGCCCATGATTAAGGGTGTTAATATTATTAGAAACTTTCCCGATAACATAATTATTAAAGTTGTCGAGCGGGTGCCTGTGGCGTTGGTGGTGGTGGACGGAAAATTTGTGGAGCTGGATGCGGAGGGTTATTATCTGCGTGCGGGCAGTGCCGCCGCCACAGGACTGCCTGTGGTTACCGGAATAAATGTGCAGGCTGCGGGGCCGGGTAAAAAAGTTAAAGGAAAGGAATTGGATGTTGCCCTGCGGGTGGTGCAGGAATTGGGCGTGCAATTAAGGAACAGCCTGTCCGAGGTGCACGTTGGCAACGTGGGCTTGATAACGCTGTATACATTGGAAGGTATAGAATGTCAGCTTGGCATGCCGGAAAACGTGGCTGTCAAAGGTAATTATTTTTTACAGGTAATAAAGGAATTACAAGCAGGAGATAAGAATATTGAGTATGTTGATTTCTCGATTGTTAATTCGCCGGTTGTGAAATACAAAGATTAA
- a CDS encoding asparagine synthase, whose amino-acid sequence MTVVREGLIPTVLGAAVTTTGLALRNVNPMIGWGITGFGLAHIILGSIDLVQHNPNHIR is encoded by the coding sequence ATGACAGTGGTACGCGAAGGCTTGATACCCACTGTTTTAGGCGCGGCGGTTACCACCACGGGGCTGGCCCTGCGCAATGTAAACCCGATGATCGGATGGGGTATAACAGGCTTTGGATTGGCACATATTATTTTGGGTTCCATTGACCTTGTTCAACACAACCCCAACCATATTAGGTAG
- the murA gene encoding UDP-N-acetylglucosamine 1-carboxyvinyltransferase, with protein MQRFMITGGNRLVGTVKVSGSKNATLPIIAASLLLDGKCTIRGVPRLRDVAVMSELLVYLGAGVVWEKDVMHIDTQGVGCQDVSEELMRRMRASNLVLGPLISRYKYARISYPGGCNIGSRPMNLHLKGMQAMGVVIKEKFGYITAQAEKLKGSEIYLDLPSVGATENLMMAAVLAEGKTVIRNAAREPEIVDLQNFLNCLGAQVKGAGTDTIKITGVDGLNGAEYTVIPDRIEAGTHMVAAAITRGDVLVANVIPEHLEPVINKLREAGVYVEVKDDLVRVAADKKPLAVDIKTMPYPGFPTDMQPQFMALLTLADGTSVISETIFENRYKHVMELRRMGADIRLEGHTAVVRGIPGLSGACVEASDLRAGAALVLAAMAGENGTVLDQVDHIDRGYERLENKYNALGARIIRVHS; from the coding sequence TTGCAGAGATTTATGATCACGGGCGGCAATCGTTTAGTCGGTACCGTAAAGGTTAGCGGTTCCAAAAACGCCACGCTGCCTATTATAGCGGCCAGCCTGTTGCTGGACGGAAAGTGCACTATCAGGGGTGTGCCCCGCCTGCGTGACGTGGCAGTGATGAGCGAGCTGCTGGTCTATCTTGGCGCCGGTGTAGTTTGGGAAAAGGATGTTATGCATATTGATACGCAAGGGGTTGGCTGCCAGGATGTATCAGAGGAATTAATGCGGCGTATGCGAGCTTCCAACCTGGTGCTGGGACCTTTAATCAGTCGTTATAAGTATGCAAGAATTTCTTACCCGGGTGGCTGCAACATTGGTTCACGGCCCATGAATCTGCATTTAAAGGGCATGCAGGCCATGGGGGTGGTGATTAAGGAAAAGTTCGGCTATATTACCGCCCAGGCGGAGAAGCTTAAGGGCAGTGAAATATATCTGGATTTGCCCAGCGTTGGGGCTACGGAAAACCTGATGATGGCCGCAGTGCTTGCCGAAGGAAAGACAGTGATTCGCAATGCCGCCCGTGAGCCGGAGATAGTAGATTTGCAAAATTTTTTAAACTGCTTGGGCGCGCAAGTTAAAGGCGCGGGTACCGATACCATAAAAATAACCGGTGTTGACGGATTAAACGGGGCGGAATACACTGTAATACCCGATCGCATAGAGGCGGGCACCCACATGGTAGCGGCCGCCATTACCCGGGGGGATGTACTGGTAGCCAATGTCATCCCGGAACACCTGGAGCCCGTAATTAATAAATTGCGGGAAGCCGGAGTATACGTGGAGGTGAAAGATGACCTGGTCCGGGTGGCGGCGGATAAGAAACCACTGGCGGTTGATATAAAAACTATGCCCTACCCGGGTTTTCCCACTGACATGCAGCCGCAATTCATGGCCCTTTTAACGCTCGCTGATGGAACCAGTGTGATTAGTGAAACCATTTTTGAAAACCGCTACAAACATGTGATGGAACTGCGCCGGATGGGTGCGGATATTCGTTTGGAGGGTCACACGGCGGTTGTCAGGGGAATACCCGGTCTGTCGGGTGCCTGTGTGGAGGCCAGTGATTTGCGGGCCGGGGCCGCGCTGGTGCTGGCCGCTATGGCGGGGGAAAACGGCACGGTGCTTGACCAGGTGGATCATATAGACCGCGGCTACGAAAGGTTGGAAAATAAATATAACGCTCTGGGGGCGCGGATTATTCGAGTACACAGTTAA
- the murB gene encoding UDP-N-acetylmuramate dehydrogenase translates to MTNTVLHAELRQSISCPVCLQEPMSKHTSWHIGGPADLLVKPRNEEDLRRALIYARENDLPVTVIGNGTNLLVADQGIRGMVIKIGPGLADINVDGCMIHAGAGVPLPLLARKAMLAGLAGFEFLAGIPGTVGGALVMNAGANGCAIGERVRRVTAFDYAGNSLTFEAHDLIFAYRRSCLARRNIIVANVVLEGRPDRAEEVKQRMELYLARRRQTQPLEYPNAGSVFKNPPGNSAGRLIELAGCKEMRVGNIQVSQRHANFFVNLGGGTAGDVLEIIRRVQNVVEEKCGIKLVLEVQKLGEF, encoded by the coding sequence TTGACAAATACGGTACTCCACGCAGAATTGCGGCAAAGCATTAGTTGCCCGGTATGCTTGCAAGAGCCTATGAGTAAACATACCAGCTGGCACATTGGGGGACCCGCCGACCTGTTGGTTAAGCCTCGGAATGAAGAAGATTTGCGCCGGGCTTTAATATATGCGCGAGAAAATGACTTGCCGGTCACTGTTATCGGTAATGGAACCAATCTGTTGGTTGCTGATCAAGGTATCCGTGGTATGGTGATTAAAATTGGTCCGGGTCTCGCGGATATTAATGTGGATGGCTGTATGATCCATGCCGGCGCCGGTGTACCGCTGCCCTTATTGGCCAGGAAAGCCATGCTGGCCGGGTTGGCCGGATTTGAATTTTTAGCCGGCATACCGGGTACGGTTGGCGGGGCTTTGGTCATGAATGCGGGAGCTAATGGTTGTGCTATTGGGGAGCGGGTCAGGCGGGTAACGGCTTTTGACTATGCCGGTAACAGTTTGACATTTGAGGCGCATGATCTGATCTTTGCCTACCGTCGAAGTTGTCTGGCCCGGAGGAATATTATTGTGGCGAATGTTGTTCTGGAGGGAAGGCCCGACCGGGCAGAGGAGGTCAAGCAAAGGATGGAACTCTACCTAGCCCGGCGCAGACAGACTCAGCCATTGGAGTATCCCAATGCCGGCAGTGTTTTTAAAAACCCGCCCGGTAATTCCGCGGGGCGGTTGATTGAACTGGCCGGCTGTAAAGAGATGCGGGTGGGAAATATACAGGTTTCACAGCGCCATGCCAACTTTTTTGTTAATCTCGGTGGCGGTACTGCCGGTGATGTATTGGAGATAATAAGGCGGGTCCAGAATGTGGTGGAAGAAAAATGTGGTATCAAACTTGTACTGGAGGTGCAGAAGCTGGGCGAGTTTTAA